In Girardinichthys multiradiatus isolate DD_20200921_A chromosome 10, DD_fGirMul_XY1, whole genome shotgun sequence, the sequence AAGTGAATATAGAGTAGTATGGATTTTAACGATCAGGGCAAATAATCCCTCTTTTCAGACTCTGCTCACTAAAAATGATATTTGACCGACTGTTCTGTTGATGCAGAAAGTACTGACgcggtaaaaaaaaactgcactgTCGTTTAAACCTcataataaactaataaagaCACAGTAAAAAGGATCTGGTCTTTAGCGGGTTCCAAAATGATCTTAGTATGACTAATCATACAGTCATTATTCATAAACAAAAGCAAAGCCAAGTACAACCTTTGCTGCTCCCATAGCATTTAAGAAGGAAGTAGCAGTCTGGTGCTACTGATCAAATGTACTTGACAGTTGCCAAATGTCCCAGCAACACCCCAGCTCCATCTGAGACTCTACTAGCCTCAGTTAGCACGTTAATTGAAACACTTCTGGAATAATGTTGCTTGGATAGATCACACCTATGTACAGATGTTTACCATGAACTTCTCTGTACACCAAAGTAAACGACAGACAAATCTGTCACACGGCTAAAAGGTTAGAAAGAAAATACTGCACTATGTCAAGGTTTTCTCCAAAATTTGATTCTTCACAGCTTTGTTTGATAAATACTGACAGTTTTTGTACACTTGGAATTAGATCAAATAGTTGAAAAACCAATCAGATCAGTGTTATTATGTCTTAAAACAAGATCCAGCAAATAAAGGGGGTGTACTTTCTTCTTAACCATGACAGTAGCTACATATGGGAATTACAGCAGTGCTGCCTTGGTGTGTTCAGCTCAGACTTGTACCATGTTAAAATTGACTTGTATCTGTTACTAGTAACAAAATTCCCACATCGTGCCAAAATACCTGTTGATcataatatatatttctttctaattaaataaaatgaaacaaaaattgtaCTGACTGCAGCTGGAACAAAGAGCTGCATTAAATGCACTCAACCAGCAAATTCACAATATTTGGAGCGACCATTGTACTGGTTATTTTGCCTCTTTGCCCTTTCATACTGTTGCAGTTTTATTCATCATACAAAATGGTGCCGTTTACTGGGGGACTATTCAGTTTAAACCCATCATGGGAACGTTTTAGATCCACTTTTCCAAATAactgattaattaattaattttctattttctccTTGTAGTCTAAtgtaaggaaatgtggttaTGAGTTTCGATTAAATATCAAACACCAGGTCACTTAGAGTTATCTTGGTCTGAGCTGGGATCATAAATTGACATTTTATAAATTGAATAAAATCACATgcttaacaacaacaacaaaaacgaACTGCAGTTACACAGTAGTTTGAGGCATGGATGTAAAATAGTGTATTAATAAGTATGAAATGGAAGTAGGAAGAGATGAAATAGCAACGCTTAAGTATAAAATGGGGTATGAATTGGCTGAAGAGCGAACTGAGCCCAAACCATTAAAAGCTGAGCAATGGTTCGATATTTGAGTTCATAGTGGCAAAAGAATAAACAGCAGTTCATCTTTTACATTATTGATCCCACGAATCGGACTGTGTTCTAAGTCATTATAAgtataaaaatcttttaaaactttATCATCCCAGGAAGTGAAAACTTTTCCCACTCACGTGAAATTCCTTCTCTGGAGATGCCACTTCATTGGTGGTGAGACCTCTGTTGCATAGACCTGCTGGAAGTGGACTCCCATGACCTCTGTGACTCCTCCGTCCCCTGCTCCGAGGTCCAGGAGCCTCTTCGCCGTCCAGTCCGGGACGATCCGTAGCAACCGCTGGAACTGGTCGGCAGAAAACACGAACATGGAGCCCCGGCCTAGAAACCTGAGGCAGGCGACAGGTCAGAGAGGGTGGCAGGATGGAAGGCCTCAACAGTCCGTGGCACTCACCCGTTGATGGAGGTGCGTGACACCATAGGACCGAGGACAGATGATACCAGAGAGTGATAGAGCTGTGTGAAGAGCCAGCTAGACTTTTCCTGACTGCGCTTGAGAAAAGCCTTGGTGTCCGAGTCCAGGTGGCTCTGGACAAACAGGGGTCGCACTGATTCTCCCAACAAATCAGGACAGCACCTGTACCACTAAAGAAGCAAGGGGAAGGTAAAATGAAACAAGgccataaaaaaatactttaactaTTGCTAGTTTGAGAAAAATAGTCAATAACATATCAGTTTACTCATTAGATAGTCAAGAGTTTAAAATGGAGAATATATGTTTAGCAATCGCAGTCAAGCTACACTAAATTCATTGAAAACGTGGAGTTCCTCAGGATTCCATCCTAAGCTCAGTCTtgcttttggaaaaaaaaaacttccactGTTCTaattatgtgattttttttttttaatccagactaaaacaaacaacacataaaaataaaaaaaagagaaaaaaatgaaaaggctgTTCACGTTTCTTCAAATATGTATAGATTTTTGTAAAATCCATGTATGTGGACAAGAATCATTCATCTTTTCATCCAGCAAGGAAACTGGAGCATTTACAAATGACTTGCAAAAGCTGTCCTACTTCTTGAACATTAGTGTATTTACATGACAGTTTACGTGGGCGAACGAAGAAAAAGGAGCggataattgtaaagtggaataaaaatgataaaagcttttcattttttcatcaAGTGTGTATTTCTATTTCGCCCCAtttttgatacccctaaataaaaaacTCCAGTGAATTCATTTcctgtgaaggccttagagatttgttagagaattTTAGTAAACGGAGTCATGACAGccgaggaacacagcagatcagtcagggataaagttgtggagaagttcatCGTTATGATTCTTATTTATTCAGATGTATCTCTAAATCACTGATGTCAAACCAAAGGCACTTATGTGTTTTAAAGATCTGAACACTGAAGAGAACTAGGTGTTCCTACATTCTGGGATAACTTACTGATCCTTAAAAGAGCCGATCAATAAGCATTGCCGCAATAAATCTAATCATTAACTGTAATCAGACAATGTGCTGATATATTTTGTGGGCTTTTAAGAGGCCTATTAAAGACAGACCTATCCTTATTTGTATTTTAGATATAAAATTACCACTGaattaaaatgaacagaaatgtgcatgttttactgtgggctTGACGATGCTTGCGATACACAGCTGCGGAAAAGTATTTTCCCACTTAcatatcttttctgtttttatttttattttggggggggggggggggggggggctggggGGGTTTACAGGTCATACTAAAAATGACTTcaaatgcagattttatttatttaaggggGAAATGTTACCCAAACCAACCTGTAACTATGGAACAAAGTATTCCCCTTTCTTGTTGAAGCATGAATGAAATGTTattcaatacattttttgaaagtcatacccaggcctgattactgtaCAAACAAATCAATTGGGACATACAACAGGACCTTACCGACGAAATGAAGtaggagtcaaaaaacacaTAATATCCTAATCCAAGGATATTCAAGAACTGGAAAGGGTAATAAAGCCATTTCCAAGGCTTCAGGATGCAAGAGAACCAGAACTATTATCCACTCATAGACAAAACGTGAAGAGGGAACATTCCCAACATTACTCCAAGAGCGCATCAATGTCTCATCCAGGAGAAGCTTTGTCCAATATTAAAATCTTTCTGACAGAGTGACAAAAACATTGTAAACCCAACTGCCACCCAGCCATGCATTCACTTCCCTACCTCCTGGTCAGCTGTTCCCGTGTCATTCTCAGTCACCATGCTCATAAAGAGCGAGCGGACCAGCGGACTGCGGATGTGTTTCCCTGTCCACATCCTCCTGATGGAGAGCAGGAAGGCCACGTAACCCAGCAACCAGGCTACAAAAATCAGTGTTCTCAGCTGCACATGACACATaatgggagaaaaaaagaagtcTGAGCGGTGAAGGTGACAGAGAGCAGCTGTCt encodes:
- the mettl9 gene encoding methyltransferase-like protein 9 isoform X1 yields the protein MCHVQLRTLIFVAWLLGYVAFLLSIRRMWTGKHIRSPLVRSLFMSMVTENDTGTADQEWYRCCPDLLGESVRPLFVQSHLDSDTKAFLKRSQEKSSWLFTQLYHSLVSSVLGPMVSRTSINGFLGRGSMFVFSADQFQRLLRIVPDWTAKRLLDLGAGDGGVTEVMGVHFQQVYATEVSPPMKWHLQRRNFTLLGIDEWQHTGFQYDVISCLNLLDRCDDPLHLLRDIRSSLVPKTGRLILAAVLPFEPYIEVGGKWQRPNNHLKIAGKTWEEQVTNMCSEVFQQVGFELEAVTRLPYLCEGDMYNDYYVLDDAVFVLKASEDAGGSP
- the mettl9 gene encoding methyltransferase-like protein 9 isoform X2: MWTGKHIRSPLVRSLFMSMVTENDTGTADQEWYRCCPDLLGESVRPLFVQSHLDSDTKAFLKRSQEKSSWLFTQLYHSLVSSVLGPMVSRTSINGFLGRGSMFVFSADQFQRLLRIVPDWTAKRLLDLGAGDGGVTEVMGVHFQQVYATEVSPPMKWHLQRRNFTLLGIDEWQHTGFQYDVISCLNLLDRCDDPLHLLRDIRSSLVPKTGRLILAAVLPFEPYIEVGGKWQRPNNHLKIAGKTWEEQVTNMCSEVFQQVGFELEAVTRLPYLCEGDMYNDYYVLDDAVFVLKASEDAGGSP